The proteins below are encoded in one region of Drosophila santomea strain STO CAGO 1482 chromosome 2R, Prin_Dsan_1.1, whole genome shotgun sequence:
- the LOC120447184 gene encoding prostasin, with protein MSQSQVLSLALIALLLCQGLAQLLDKKCHDSKVSKNININHGAPNAMRWMASIYNNNQFICDGTLVHKLFILTAASCILRDSQLYVLLGTYSQHFHAIEQHGVAFAIQHPNFHPNNGANDIGLMRLHEEVTYNAHIRPICIIFDNVVRSAPFARLTAFGWQHQAAEPSSQLMQTIHHLSQKKSFECHRNGQKLPVNEGQFCAGNNDRSSCGVNLGSPLMADFMYGGKNITVQVGMVSYGSELCSPNSVYTDVVAYKDWIYNTVRDLETRGDRLLYEECKSDWAEDVLVRLWEVSLSQNNISGVLITNRFVLTVAKDLPNNPQVIKVETKYLKSFDVESIHSHPHFTYSSMDNNIALLKLAHDVPNSDIVKPICIFSSTKFPRMLTALVDETTNEFKGVRNVDLHPIKHIECSRRIGMPLKSNQFCVEKSSYLYLSAPGSMIGTLKNIGDGNRYCLIGITSFVMNSMVVYTNILSYSDWIMDTVYSN; from the exons ATGTCTCAGTCTCAAGTGCTTTCTTTAGCTCTGATCGCGTTATTGCTGTGTCAGGGCTTAGCCCAACTACTGGATAAAAAGTGCCACGATAGCAAAGTTTCAAAAAACATCAATATCAATCATGGTGCACCTAACGCTATGCGCTGGATGGCAAGCATATACAATAATAACCAATTTATTTGCGATGGAACGTTAGTTCACAAAC TGTTCATCCTTACGGCTGCAAGTTGCATATTGAGAGATAGCCAACT GTATGTGCTCTTGGGGACATACAGCCAACACTTCCATGCAATTGAACAGCATGGCGTGGCATTCGCTATTCAACATCCCAATTTCCACCCCAACAATGGCGCAAATGATATAGGTCTGATGAGACTTCATGAAGAAGTGACGTATAATG CGCACATCCGACCGATTTGTATAATATTTGATAATGTGGTAAGGTCAGCACCTTTTGCAAGGCTCACAGCCTTTGGATGGCAACATCAAGCAGCAGAACCATCAAGTCAACTGATGCAGACCATACATCATCTATCCCAGAAGAAATCTTTTGAGTGCCATCGAAATGGCCAGAAGTTGCCCGTCAACGAAGGGCAATTCTGCGCCGGCAATAATGATAGAAGTTCCTGTGGGGTTAACTTAGGTAGTCCATTGATGGCCGATTTCATGTACGGCGGAAAAAACATAACCGTTCAGGTTGGAATGGTGAGCTACGGCAGCGAGTTGTGCAGCCCAAATAGTGTCTATACAGATGTAGTGGCCTACAAGGACTGGATATATAATACTGTGAGGGATTTAGAAACTAGAGGGGATCGGCTTTTGTACGAAGAGTGCAAGAGCGACTGGGCTGAAGATGTGCTTGTTCGCCTATGGGAGGTATCTCTGTCTCAGAATAATATCTCTGGCGTGCTGATCACGAACA GATTTGTCTTGACGGTGGCCAAAGATCTGCCTAACAATCCTCAAGTAAT aaaagtGGAAACCAAATATCTCAAAAGCTTCGACGTGGAATCGATCCATTCTCACCCCCATTTCACGTATTCATCAATGGATAACAATATTGCCTTGCTTAAATTGGCTCATGATGTGCCAAACTCAG atatTGTAAAGCCGATCTGCATTTTCTCAAGTACCAAATTTCCAAGGATGCTAACTGCCCTTGTGGATGAGACCACGAATGAATTTAAAGGAGTCAGGAATGTTGATTTGCACCCCATCAAACACATCGAATGCTCCAGAAGAATTGGAATGCCACTGAAAAGTAACCAATTTTGTGTCGAAAAGTCTAGTTATCTTTACCTTTCAGCCCCAGGCTCAATGATCGGTACACTTAAAAATATCGGCGATGGTAACAGGTACTGCCTTATTGGCATAACGAGCTTTGTTATGAACAGCATGGTGGTGTATACAAATATACTAAGCTATTCGGATTGGATAATGGATACAGTTTATAGTAATTAA